AGCTGGTGGAGCGGCTCACGGGGCGGCGTACCTGCCGGGGTTGCGGCGCCATGTACCACGTGAAGTTCTCGCCCCCCAAGGCCCAGGGCGTGTGCGACAAGTGCGGCGGCGAGCTGTACCAGCGCGACGACGACCGGGAGGAGACGATCCGGGCCCGGTTGAAGGTCTACCACGAGCAGACCGCGCCCCTTGTGGAGTACTACGAAAAGGCGGGCCTGCTGCGCCGCATCCCGGGCCAGGGCAGCGTGGACGAGATCTACGCGCGGATCGAGGGGGTCCTGGGGGGTTGATCGTCCTGAAATCCCGGGCCGAGATCCGGGCCATGGGGCGGGCCAACCGGATCGTGGCCGAGATTCTGGCCGCGGTGAAGCAGGCGGCCAAGCCGGGGGTGACCACCTGGGACCTGGAGACCCTGGCCCGGGCCGAGATCCGGCGGCGGGGCGTGAAGGCGGCGTTCCAAGGGGTGCCGAACCTCAAGGGGGAAGCGTTTCCCTGCGTGCTGTGCACCTCGATCAACGACGAGGTGGTCCACGGCATCCCGAGCCCGTCGCGGGTGCTGCGGGACGGCGACCTGCTCAGTGTGGATTTCGGGGTGGTGGCCGACGGGTTTTACGGCGACGCGGCGTTCAGCGTGTGTGTGGGCAGGGGGGCGCCCCGGGCCGAGCGCCTGATCCGGGTGGCCGAGGAGGCGCTGGAGGCTGGTATCCGGGAGGCCCGGCCGGGTCGGCGGGTGGGGGACATCTCGGCCGCGATCCAGGGGGTGGTGGAGGCGGCCGGGTTCTCCGTGGTACGGGAGTTCGTGGGCCACGGCATCGGGCGGTCGCTCCACGAGGAGCCCCAGGTGCCCAACTTCGGCAGCCGGGGCTCCGGGGTACGGTTGCGGCCGGGCATGGTGCTGGCCCTGGAGCCGATGATCAACGACGGGGGGGTGGGGGTGGTGGTGGACCGTGACGGCTGGACGGCCCGCACCCGGGATGGGAGTCTCGCGGCCCATGCGGAGCACACCGTGGCGATCACGGAGCGGGGCCCGTTGGTGTTGACGCGATTGACGTAGCGAGGACGAACGGCCATGGCGAAGGAAGAGGCGATCGAGGTCGAGGGCACGGTGGTGGAGCCGTTGCCGAACGCGATGTTCCGGGTGGAGCTCGACAACGGCCACAAGGTGCTGGCCCACGTGTCGGGAAAGATGCGCAAGTACTTCATCCGCATCCTTCCGGGCGACCGGGTCACGGTGGAGCTGTCGCCCTACGATCTCAGCCGCGGCCGGATCATCTATCGCAAGAAATAGCCTGGACCAAGGAGAGGCTAATGAAAGTGCGACCGTCGGTGAAGCGGATCTGCGACAAGTGCAAGATCATCAAGCGCAAAGGCGTGGTGCGCGTGGTGTGCGAGAACCCGCGGCACAAGCAGCGTCAGGGCTGAAGGAGGTTGACCTGTGGCACGTATTGCTGGTGTGGATCTGCCGAAGAACAAGCGGATCGAGATTGCGCTGACCTACATCTACGGCATCGGGCGCACGAGCGCCCAGAAGATCCTTCAAGAGGCCGAGGTCGACGTCAATAAGAAGACGGACCAACTCGACGACGAAGAGGTCAACCGGATCCGGCGGATCATCGACGCGAAGTACAAGGTGGAGGGCGACCTGCGGCGTGAGGTGCTGGGCAACCTGAAGCGCCTGATGGACCTGGGGTGCTACCGGGGCCTGCGCCACCGGCGAGGTCTGCCGGTGCGGGGGCAGCGCACCCGGACCAACGCCCGGACCCGCAAGGGCCCCCGTCGCCGCTAGTCGGCCCGGACGCCCCTTAGGAAACGAACGGAGGACCCATGGCAAAGGGATCGAGTCGGCGCACCAAGAAGGTCCGGAAGAACATCCGGGACGCGGTGGCGCACATCCAGAGCACGTTCAACAACACCATCATCACGATCACGGACCCGGGCGGGGCCACGATCGCCTGGTCCAACGCCGGCGTGGCGGGGTTCAAGGGGTCGCGAAAGAGCACCCCCTTCGCGGCCCAGCTCGCGGCCCGGGACGCGGCCGAAAAGGCCATGGAGCACGGCGTGCGCAACATCGCCGTGCTGGTGAAGGGGCCCGGTTCCGGCCGGGAGGCCGCGGTGCGGGCCCTGGCGGCCGCCGGCCTGAACATCACTTCCATCAAGGACGTGACCCCCATCCCGCACAACGGGTGCCGGCCGCCGAAGCGGCGCCGGGTGTGATCGCGTAGGAACCCAGAGGAGGATCCATCTTGGCCAGGTATCGCGGAGCGGTCTGCCGGCTGTGCCGGCGTGAACGCATGAAGCTGTTTCTGAAGGGCGACCGGTGCTACACCGACAAGTGCGCCGTGGAGCGCCGGAACTATCCCCCGGGCCAGCACGGCCAGGGCCGTCAGAAGGTGACCGAGTACGGCCGGCAGCTGCGGGAGAAGCAGAAGGTGCGCCGGATCTACGGCGTGCTCGAGGGCCAGTTCCGGCGGTACTTCCAGGAGGCGGACCGGCGCAAGGGTGTCACCGGCGAGAACCTCCTGCGGCTCCTGGAGTGCCGGCTCGACAACGTGGTGTACCGGATGGGGTTCGCCGTCTCCCGCAACCAGGCGCGGCAGCTCGTGCGGCACGGGCACTTCGAGGTGAACGGCCGCAAGGTGAACATCCCCTCGTTCCAGACCAAGCCCGGGGACGTGGTGACGGTGCGGGAGAAGAGCCGGAAGATCCCGGCGATCCAGGAGTCGTTGGAGGCGCTGGGGAGCCGGGGCACGGCCCGGTGGATCGAGGTGGACCCGAAGGCGTTCCAGGGCACGGTGAAGGAGTGGCCGGAGCGCGAGGACATCACGCTGCCGATCGAAGAGCACCTCATCGTGGAGCTGTACTCCAAGTAGGGGCCCCCTGGGGCGTTACCTGGGGTAGCTGCGGAGGGTGAATATCTTGAGGGAACGGAACTGGCAAGAGCTGATTCGACCGAAACGGATCGAGGCGGACGAGGCGACCCTCACCGACCGCTACGGCAAGTTCGTGGCGGAGCCGTTGGAGCGGGGGTTCGGCACCACCCTGGGCAGCGCGCTGCGCCGGGTGCTCCTCTCCAGTCTCCAGGGGGCCGCGATCTGTCAGGTGCGGTTTGAAGGGGTGCCCCACGAGTTCAGCACCATCCCCGGGGTGAAGGAGGACGTGACCGACATCATCCTGAACCTCAAGGAGGTGCGGTTCCGGGCCCACACGGACAAGCCCAAGCGGATCCGCGTGAAGCGCACGGGCCCGGGCGAGGTCACGGCCGGGGACCTGGAGGTGGGCAGCACCCTGGAGGTGCTCAACCCCGACCACCGGATCGCCACCCTGTCGGAGGGGGCGGTGCTCGACGCCGAGATGGTGGTGAAGGTCGGCAAGGGCTACGTCACGGCCGACCGGATGCGCGACGAGGACATGCCCATCGGCTGGATCGCCATGGACGCGGTGTTCAGCCCCATCGAGAAAGTGAACTTCCGGGTGGAGCAGGCCCGGGTGGGGCAGCGGACCGACTACGACAAGCTGGTGCTGGAGGTGTGGACCGACGGGAGCGTGCGCCCGGCCGACGCCGTGGGGTACGCCGCCAAGATCCTCAAGGAGCAGGTTCAGGTCTTCATCAACTTCGACGAGGACGAGAAGCCGGTCGCGCACGCCGAGGGCACCGAGGGGGCGGAGGAAGGGTACGCTTACAACCCGAACCTCGACCGCAAGGTGAGCGAGCTGGAGCTGTCGGTGCGGGCCGCCAACTGCCTGAAGGCCGCCAACATCCGGTACATCGGCGAGCTCGTGCAGAAGACCGACGCCGAGATGCTCAAGACCAAGAACTTCGGCCGCAAGTCCCTCAACGAGATCAAGGACGTGCTGGCCACCATGAATCTGCATCTGGGGATGAGCCTCCCGGGCTGGACTCCGCCCGAGGAGGGGGCCCTGGAGGAAGACGCCTGATTCCACGGACAAAAGGGGTTAGACCATGCGTCATCGCAAGTCGGGCCGCAAGCTGGGCCGGGACACCGCCCATCGCAAGGCGATGCTTCGGAATCTCGTGACCTCCCTGATCGAGCACGGGAGGGTCCAGACCACGGACGCGAAGGCAAAGGAGGCCCGCAGGGTCGCCGAGAAGCTGATCACCCTGGCCCGCCAGGGCACGCTCCACGCCCGCCGCCAGGCCCTCGCCTACGTGCGCGGCCGCGACGCGGTGGCGCGGCTCTTCGAGGTGGTGGCTCCCCGTTACCAGGATCGGCCGGGCGGGTACACCCGGATCGTGAAGCTGGGGTACCGCCGGGGCGACAACGCACCCGTGAGCCTGCTGGAGCTGGTGGACGGCCCCTACGCCGGCGACGGGGAGCAGGAGGCGGAGGCTGCCACCTCCGAGTAGCAGGGGCTCCGCGAGGAGCGTCGTCGAAAACGCGACAGGGGCAGGCCCGAGGGCCTGCCCCTGTTCTTATTGTGCGCCGCTGGGGCCTGCGTCAATCCGCGGCCCGGCGCAGGGCCTCGTAGATCCCGGCCACCTCGTCCCGGAGGGAGGGATCGAGGTCGTAGGGGCTCACCCCCTCGCGATCCGCCTCCCGGATCGAATCGCGAAGGCGCAGGTGCCCCAGGACCGGCATCGGGGCGACCCCTTTCGCGATCACCTCCTGGTCTTGCGGATCGCGGATCTTGTTCCCCACCACCATCACCCGACGGACCCCCAGGTCCGAGGCGAGGCGGCGGATCTGGTGGGCGGTCTGGATGGCCCGTTGGCCGGGTTCCACCACCACCACGAACGCGTCCATGCTCTCGGTGCTGCCCCGGGCCAGGTGCTCGAGCCCGGCCTCCATGTCCACGATCACGGTCTCGCCCCGCCGCACCATCAGGTGGCGCATCAGCACCCGCAGAAGGGTGCTCTCGGGGCACAGGCACCCTCCACCGCCCTTCGGCACGGTGCCGAGGGTGAGGAGCTTCACACCGTTGTGCTCGAGGCAGAATCGGTCCGGGATGTCGTCCACCTTGGGGTTGAGCTTGAACATGCCGCCCATGGTGCCGGGCTGGGCGCCCGTGCGCTCGGCCACCAACTCCTTCATGGCGGCCAGGGGCTGCACCTCGCCGAGCCGCTCGGGCGGCACCCCCACGGCCGAGGGAAGGTTCGAGTCGGGGTCGGCGTCGATGGCGAGAACCGTCTGACCCTGGTCTGCGAGGTACCGGGCGAGGCAGCCGGCGAGGGTGGTCTTGCCCACCCCACCTTTGCCGCTGATGGCGATTTTCATCAGGAGTTCCTCCGTCCATGCGTGAGCAGGCTGGTGCGGTTGTCAGCCGGGGCTAGATACCACCGGGGTCTCCGGGCTGTCAAAACCAGGGGCGCTGCTTTACGGACCGGCCGGAGCGCTGATAGACTCGCGCCTTTCCCAAAAACGGGCGGTTTTCCGGGGGCGGGGCAAGGAACCTACGGTTCAGGGGCCAGTTTTCAGAGTCGGCTCCGGTAGGCCGCGAGGCGGCCTGGCGAAGGAGGAGCTTGAACCGATCCCCGCGCAGTTTCGGTGGTGGAGGCATGGGGTCTCAGGAACCGGAACTCAGCGGACAGGAAACCTCGAAAAGCAGTTTGGGTTCCCGGGGGGATCCTCTCGGGGAACCGAAGAGCCTTCTCCCTGGCCACCGACTTCTGAATCCTGGTTCCTGAAACCCATGCCTCCCGGCTCCGATGCCGAGGCGAGCCTTCGACCGACGACCGACGACCAACGACCGACGACCGAAGTTATTTAGGAGACCGGACGAGGTGAGCGAACGCTGGGTCGGGGCGGACCTCGGGGGGAGCAATCTGCGGGTGGCCCTGCTGGACGGCGAGCACCGGGTCGTGCGCCGGTGGCGGTGCGCCGTGGGGCACCTGGCCGGGGGCGGGGTGCTGGACGCGCTGCGCGAGGGGGTTCGGGCGGTGGCAGGGTCCGAAACGGTGCGGGGCGTGGGGGTGGGGGTTCCCGGACTGGTGGACCCGCTCAGGGGCTCAGTGAGGGTGGCGCCCAACCTGTCCGGGTTGTCCGGAGTGGCCTTGGGGCCCGATCTGCAGAGGGACCTCGGCGTGCCGGTGTGGGTGGAGAACGACGTGAACGCCATCGCCGTGGGGGAGTGGGCGCGGGGTGCCGGGCGCGGGGCGCGCACGGTGCTGGTGCTCACCCTGGGCACGGGCGTGGGCGGCGGGCTGATCCTGGACGGGTCTCTGTACCGGGGCCCGGACGGAAGCGCCGGCGAGGTGGGGCACATGCCCCTCTACCCTCGGGGACCCCGGTGCGCCTGCGGGGCCCGGGGCTGCCTGGAGATGTACGCCTCGGCCACGGCCGTGGTGCGGGCGGCACAGGCGAGGGGGGCGCCTGCCGAGGGGGGCGCCCTGTCGGTGGCGCGGGCGGCGCGGGCGGGCAACCGGGCCGCCCGGCAGGTTCTGGCCCGCGCCGGCAGGGCCCTGGGGGTGGCGGCGGCCGGGCTGGTCAATCTGCTGAACCTGGACCGGATCGTGGTCGGAGGGGGGCTCGCGGGGGCGTGGGACCTGCTGGAACCCCACGCCCGGCGGGAACTGGAGAGACGGGCCTTTGCCGTGCCCTTGGAGCGGTTCCGCTGGGGACCGTGGAAACTGGGGGACGACGCGGGCGTGGTGGGGGCCTCTATTTTGGCGAGGGAGAGTCTGGGTTTATGACGCCGCAGGAACGGATCCGAAATTTCAGCATCATTGCCCACGTGGACCACGGAAAGTCCACGCTCGCCGACCGTCTCATGGAGCGAACCGGCGCCGTGTCGCAGCGGGAGGTGCGCGAGCAGATGCTCGACACCCTGGAGATCGAGCGGGAGCGGGGCATCACGATCAAGGCCCAGACGGTCCGGCTGTCCTACCGGGCGTCGGACGGCGAGACCTATGTGCTCAACCTGATCGACACGCCGGGGCACGTGGACTTCTCCTACGAGGTCTCCCGGAGCCTGGCCGCCTGCGAAGGGGCGGTGCTGGTGGTGGATGCGAGCCAGGGGGTGGAGGCCCAAACCCTGGCCAACGTGTACCTGGCCGTGGAGAACGACCTGGAGATCGTGCCGGTCCTGAACAAGATCGACCTGGAACGGGCCCGCCCGGACGAGATCAAGGCCGAGATCGAGGAGGTCATCGGCCTGGATGCGAGCGACGCCATCTTGGCCAGCGCCAAGAAGGGGATCGGTACCGACGAGGTGCTGGAGGCGATCGTCCGGCGGATTCCCCCGCCCCGGGGCGAGCCCGGGGGGGCCCTGCGGGCGCTGATCTTCGACTCCTGGTACGACGCTTACCAGGGGGTGGTGGCCCTGGTGCGGGTGGTGGACGGCCGTATCGCCAGGGGGAGCCGTATCCGGTTCATGGCCACGGGGCGGGAGTACGACGTGCTCAAGGTGGGGGTGTTCGCCCCCCAGGCCCGGGAGACCGAGGCCCTGGCGGCCGGTGAGGTCGGCTTCGTGATCGCAGGGGTGAAGGAGGTCCGGGAGGTCAAGATCGGCGACACGATCACCGAGGCCCATCGGCCGGCCACCGACCCGCTGCCCGGGTTCAAGGAGGTGCGGCCCATGGTGTTCAGCGGGCTCTACCCCCAGGACTCGGCCGACTACGACTCCCTGAAGGACGCGTTGGAGAAGCTTCGGCTCAACGATGCGAGCTTCCGGTTCGAGCCCGAGGTGAGCCAGGCCCTGGGATTCGGGTTTCGGTGCGGGTTCCTGGGGCTGCTCCACATGGAGATCGTGCAGGAACGCCTGGAGCGGGAGTTCGGCCTGGATCTGATCACCACGGCGCCCACGGTGCGGTACCGGGCGGTCCAGACCGACGGCACCGTGACCGAGGTGGAGAACCCGGCCAGCCTGCCGCCGGCGAACCGGCTGGCCCGCATCGAGGAGCCGTTCGTGCTGGCCACGATTCACGTGCCCGACGCGTACCTGGGCGACGTGATGAAGCTGTGCATCGAGCGCCGGGGGGTGCAGCGCAACCTCCTGTACCATGGCAAGCAGCGGGTGCAGATCGAGTTCGAGCTGCCCCTGAGCGAGATTGTGATGGACTTCTACGACCGGCTAAAGACCGTGTCCCGTGGGTACGCCTCCCTGGACTACGAGTTCCTCGAGTACCGGGCCTCCGATCTGATCAAGCTCGACATCCTGGTCAACGGCGAGCCGGTGGACGCCCTGAGCGTCATCGTCCACCGGGACAAGGCGTACCACCGGGGCAGCGCGTTGACCCGGAAGATGAAGGAGCTGATCCCGAGGCAGCTGTTCGAGGTGAGCATCCAGGCCGCCATCGGGTCCCGGGTGATCGCCCGGACCAACGTGAAGGCCCTCCGGAAGAACGTCACCGCCAAGTGTTACGGCGGCGACATCACCCGGAAACGCAAGCTCTTGGAGCGACAGAAAGAGGGCAAGAAACGGATGAAACAGGTGGGCCGGGTCGAGATTCCCCAGGAGGCGTTCTTGGCCATCTTGAAAGTGGGTGACGAATGAGTGAGGAATTCACAGAGCGGAAACGAAGGGCGTATCTCTGGGGGGGAGCCGGCCTGCTGGTGTTGGGGGGGGGCGCGGCCCTCCTGAACGCGTTCCTGCCGGTGCCGACGTACCAGAAGCTCAGCTGGATCCTGGTGGGGTTCTTTCTGGTGGCCGGTGCCGGAGGGGTGGGGGTGGCCCTTGGGGCGCTTCCCCAGACGGGAAAGTTGGTGGAGTACGGCGAGGCCCTGGTGGTGGCGATCTTGCTGGCCGTGGTGATCCGGGGCGGCGTGGTCCAGGCCTTCAAGATCCCTTCCGGCTCCATGCTTCCCACCCTGCAGATCGGGGATCACCTGTTGGTGAACAAGTTCCTCTACGGCATCCGCATCCCCTACACCGACAAGCGGGTGTTCCGGATCCGTGCGCCCCGACGGGGGGACGTGGTGGTGTTCGCCTACCCGGTGGACGACACCAAGGACTTTATCAAGCGCATCATCGGCGAGCCCGGCGACAGGGTGGAGATCCGGAACAAGAAGATCTACATCAACGGAAAACCCATCGACGACCCCTGGGGCGTCCACGTGGATCCGGTGACCCTGCCGGAGGGGTTCGAGCGGCGGGACAACTTCGGGCCGGTCAAGGTACCGCCGGGCCAGTACTTCGTCATGGGGGACAACCGGGACCGAAGCTACGACAGCCGGTTTTGGGGGTTCGTGGAGGACGCCCGGATCCGGGGCAAGGCATTCATCCTGTACTGGTCCTGGGACCCGGAGCGCCACTTTCCCCGGTTCGGGAGGATCGGCCACCTGATCCGGTGAGCCCCCCCACCCTGGGAGATGGGGCTCGGGGCCGGGTCTTCGGGCCCACCCCCGTTTTCTTCTTCCCGCGGAGGGGGGAGACAAAACCGGCGTGGCGGTTGAGGGTTTTGTGCCGCTGGGGCCGGAGGGGCGGTCCGACGGTTCCGAAAAGTGACGATGAGGCGTAAAAAGGGCGTTGACAGTCGGACGACGGGGGGGTATAAAGCGCGCTCTCGCGGCGGGGGGGAAGGGGCCGCGGGGGATGGGGGGAGGAAAAAAGGCGTTGACAGGGTGGGGGGGATGGGATAGAGTTAGCGCTTGCCCCGGCCGGACCGGGGCGCTTCGATCTTTGAAAACCGAATAGCGAAGGGGCTCACAGCCGGTTGTGTCGAGCGACCGAACGCACGAGCAGGTGCGAGCCGAAGGGATTAAACTGGAGAGTTTGATCCTGGCTCAGAACGAACGCTGGCGGCGTGCCTAACACATGCAAGTCGAGCGCGAAAGCTTGCCTTCGGGCGGGTGAGTAGAGCGGCAGACGGGTGAGTAACACGTGGGTAACCTGCCCCTGGGTGGGGGATAACCACTCGAAAGGGTGGCTAATACCGCATGGGGCCCGACTTCTGCGGGAGTTGGGTCAAAGGCCCTTCGGGGTCGCCCGGGGAGGGGCCCGCGGCCGATTAGCTAGTAGGTGGGGTAAGGGCCCACCTAGGCGACGATCGGTAGCTGGTCTGAGAGGATGATCAGCCACACTGGTACTGAGACACGGACCAGACTCCTACGGGAGGCAGCAGTGGGGAATATTGCGCAATGGGGGAAACCCTGACGCAGCGACGCCGCGTGGGTGATGAAGGCCTTCGGGTCGTAAAGCCCTGTCAGGTGGGAAGAACCCTGCACTTTGGGTGCAGCTGACGGTACCACCAGAGGAAGCACCGGCTAACTCCGTGCCAGCAGCCGCGGTAACACGGAGGGTGCGAGCGTTGTTCGGAATTACTGGGCGTAAAGGGCGCGTAGGCGGCTTGGCAAGTCTGATGTGAAAGCCCGGGGCTCAACCCCGGAAGTGCATCGGAAACTGCCAGGCTTGAGTCCGGAAGAGGAGGGCAGAATTCCCGGTGTAGGGGTGAAATCCGTAGATATCGGGAGGAAAACCAGTGGCGAAGGCGGCCCTCTGGGACGAGACTGACGCTGAGGCGCGAAAGCGTGGGGAGCAAACAGGATTAGAGACCCTGGTAGTCCACGCCGTAAACGATGGGTGCTTGGTGTGGGGGTCGTATCGGACCTCTGTGCCGGAGCTAACGCGATAAGCACCCCGCCTGGGGAGTACGGTCGCAAGACTAAAACTCAAAGGAATTGACGGGGGCCCGCACAAGCGGTGGAGTATGTGGTTTAATTCGATGCAACGCGAAGAACCTTACCTGGGTTTGACATCCCGCGCCATCTCTGGAAACAGGGAGTTCCCTTCGGGGACGCGGAGACAGGTGCTGCATGGCTGTCGTCAGCTCGTGTCGTGAGATGTTGGGTTAAGTCCCGCAACGAGCGCAACCCCTGTCCCATGTTGCCAACGGGTGAAGCCGGGCACTCTTGGGAGACTGCCGGCGTCAAGCCGGAGGAAGGTGGGGATGACGTCAAGTCATCATGGCCCTTATGCCCAGGGCTACACACGTACTACAATGGCCGGTACAAAGGGCAGCGAACCCGCGAGGGGGAGCGAATCCCAAA
This is a stretch of genomic DNA from Deferrisoma camini S3R1. It encodes these proteins:
- the map gene encoding type I methionyl aminopeptidase; this encodes MIVLKSRAEIRAMGRANRIVAEILAAVKQAAKPGVTTWDLETLARAEIRRRGVKAAFQGVPNLKGEAFPCVLCTSINDEVVHGIPSPSRVLRDGDLLSVDFGVVADGFYGDAAFSVCVGRGAPRAERLIRVAEEALEAGIREARPGRRVGDISAAIQGVVEAAGFSVVREFVGHGIGRSLHEEPQVPNFGSRGSGVRLRPGMVLALEPMINDGGVGVVVDRDGWTARTRDGSLAAHAEHTVAITERGPLVLTRLT
- the infA gene encoding translation initiation factor IF-1, encoding MAKEEAIEVEGTVVEPLPNAMFRVELDNGHKVLAHVSGKMRKYFIRILPGDRVTVELSPYDLSRGRIIYRKK
- the rpmJ gene encoding 50S ribosomal protein L36, translated to MKVRPSVKRICDKCKIIKRKGVVRVVCENPRHKQRQG
- the rpsM gene encoding 30S ribosomal protein S13 — translated: MARIAGVDLPKNKRIEIALTYIYGIGRTSAQKILQEAEVDVNKKTDQLDDEEVNRIRRIIDAKYKVEGDLRREVLGNLKRLMDLGCYRGLRHRRGLPVRGQRTRTNARTRKGPRRR
- the rpsK gene encoding 30S ribosomal protein S11 — translated: MAKGSSRRTKKVRKNIRDAVAHIQSTFNNTIITITDPGGATIAWSNAGVAGFKGSRKSTPFAAQLAARDAAEKAMEHGVRNIAVLVKGPGSGREAAVRALAAAGLNITSIKDVTPIPHNGCRPPKRRRV
- the rpsD gene encoding 30S ribosomal protein S4 translates to MARYRGAVCRLCRRERMKLFLKGDRCYTDKCAVERRNYPPGQHGQGRQKVTEYGRQLREKQKVRRIYGVLEGQFRRYFQEADRRKGVTGENLLRLLECRLDNVVYRMGFAVSRNQARQLVRHGHFEVNGRKVNIPSFQTKPGDVVTVREKSRKIPAIQESLEALGSRGTARWIEVDPKAFQGTVKEWPEREDITLPIEEHLIVELYSK
- a CDS encoding DNA-directed RNA polymerase subunit alpha, translated to MRERNWQELIRPKRIEADEATLTDRYGKFVAEPLERGFGTTLGSALRRVLLSSLQGAAICQVRFEGVPHEFSTIPGVKEDVTDIILNLKEVRFRAHTDKPKRIRVKRTGPGEVTAGDLEVGSTLEVLNPDHRIATLSEGAVLDAEMVVKVGKGYVTADRMRDEDMPIGWIAMDAVFSPIEKVNFRVEQARVGQRTDYDKLVLEVWTDGSVRPADAVGYAAKILKEQVQVFINFDEDEKPVAHAEGTEGAEEGYAYNPNLDRKVSELELSVRAANCLKAANIRYIGELVQKTDAEMLKTKNFGRKSLNEIKDVLATMNLHLGMSLPGWTPPEEGALEEDA
- the rplQ gene encoding 50S ribosomal protein L17 gives rise to the protein MRHRKSGRKLGRDTAHRKAMLRNLVTSLIEHGRVQTTDAKAKEARRVAEKLITLARQGTLHARRQALAYVRGRDAVARLFEVVAPRYQDRPGGYTRIVKLGYRRGDNAPVSLLELVDGPYAGDGEQEAEAATSE
- a CDS encoding ATP-binding protein gives rise to the protein MKIAISGKGGVGKTTLAGCLARYLADQGQTVLAIDADPDSNLPSAVGVPPERLGEVQPLAAMKELVAERTGAQPGTMGGMFKLNPKVDDIPDRFCLEHNGVKLLTLGTVPKGGGGCLCPESTLLRVLMRHLMVRRGETVIVDMEAGLEHLARGSTESMDAFVVVVEPGQRAIQTAHQIRRLASDLGVRRVMVVGNKIRDPQDQEVIAKGVAPMPVLGHLRLRDSIREADREGVSPYDLDPSLRDEVAGIYEALRRAAD
- a CDS encoding ROK family protein, which produces MSERWVGADLGGSNLRVALLDGEHRVVRRWRCAVGHLAGGGVLDALREGVRAVAGSETVRGVGVGVPGLVDPLRGSVRVAPNLSGLSGVALGPDLQRDLGVPVWVENDVNAIAVGEWARGAGRGARTVLVLTLGTGVGGGLILDGSLYRGPDGSAGEVGHMPLYPRGPRCACGARGCLEMYASATAVVRAAQARGAPAEGGALSVARAARAGNRAARQVLARAGRALGVAAAGLVNLLNLDRIVVGGGLAGAWDLLEPHARRELERRAFAVPLERFRWGPWKLGDDAGVVGASILARESLGL
- the lepA gene encoding translation elongation factor 4, translating into MTPQERIRNFSIIAHVDHGKSTLADRLMERTGAVSQREVREQMLDTLEIERERGITIKAQTVRLSYRASDGETYVLNLIDTPGHVDFSYEVSRSLAACEGAVLVVDASQGVEAQTLANVYLAVENDLEIVPVLNKIDLERARPDEIKAEIEEVIGLDASDAILASAKKGIGTDEVLEAIVRRIPPPRGEPGGALRALIFDSWYDAYQGVVALVRVVDGRIARGSRIRFMATGREYDVLKVGVFAPQARETEALAAGEVGFVIAGVKEVREVKIGDTITEAHRPATDPLPGFKEVRPMVFSGLYPQDSADYDSLKDALEKLRLNDASFRFEPEVSQALGFGFRCGFLGLLHMEIVQERLEREFGLDLITTAPTVRYRAVQTDGTVTEVENPASLPPANRLARIEEPFVLATIHVPDAYLGDVMKLCIERRGVQRNLLYHGKQRVQIEFELPLSEIVMDFYDRLKTVSRGYASLDYEFLEYRASDLIKLDILVNGEPVDALSVIVHRDKAYHRGSALTRKMKELIPRQLFEVSIQAAIGSRVIARTNVKALRKNVTAKCYGGDITRKRKLLERQKEGKKRMKQVGRVEIPQEAFLAILKVGDE
- the lepB gene encoding signal peptidase I, translated to MSEEFTERKRRAYLWGGAGLLVLGGGAALLNAFLPVPTYQKLSWILVGFFLVAGAGGVGVALGALPQTGKLVEYGEALVVAILLAVVIRGGVVQAFKIPSGSMLPTLQIGDHLLVNKFLYGIRIPYTDKRVFRIRAPRRGDVVVFAYPVDDTKDFIKRIIGEPGDRVEIRNKKIYINGKPIDDPWGVHVDPVTLPEGFERRDNFGPVKVPPGQYFVMGDNRDRSYDSRFWGFVEDARIRGKAFILYWSWDPERHFPRFGRIGHLIR